A stretch of the Pogoniulus pusillus isolate bPogPus1 chromosome 14, bPogPus1.pri, whole genome shotgun sequence genome encodes the following:
- the HAS2 gene encoding hyaluronan synthase 2: MYCERFICILRILGTTLFGVSLLLGITAAYIVGYQFIQTDNYYFSFGLYGAILASHLIIQSLFAFLEHRKMKRSLETPIKLNKTVALCIAAYQEDPDYLRKCLLSVKRLTYPGIKVVMVIDGNSEDDVYMMDIFTEIMGRDKSATYIWSNNFHDKGPGETEESHRESMQHVSQLVLSNKSVCIMQKWGGKREVMYTAFKALGRSVDYVQVCDSDTMLDPASSVEMVKVLEEDPMVGGVGGDVQILNKYDSWISFLSSVRYWMAFNIERACQSYFGCVQCISGPLGMYRNSLLHEFVEDWYNQEFMGSQCSFGDDRHLTNRVLSLGYATKYTARSKCLTETPIEYLRWLNQQTRWSKSYFREWLYNAMWFHKHHLWMTYEAVITGFFPFFLIATVIQLFYRGKIWNILLFLLTVQLVGLIKSSFASFLRGNIVMVFMSLYSVLYMSSLLPAKMFAIATINKAGWGTSGRKTIVVNFIGLIPVSIWFTILLGGVIFTIYKESKKPFSESKQTVLIIGTILYACYWVMLLTLYLVLITKCGRRKKEQHYDMVLDV; the protein is encoded by the exons ATGTATTGTGAGAGGTTTATATGCATCCTGAGAATACTTGGAACCACACTCTTTGGGGTGTCCCTCCTGCTAGGAATCACCGCTGCTTACATTGTGGGCTACCAGTTCATCCAAACAGACAACTACTACTTCTCCTTTGGACTCTATGGTGCTATCCTGGCATCACATCTCATCATCCAAAGCCTGTTTGCCTTTCTAGAGCACAGGAAAATGAAGCGGTCGCTAGAGACTCCAATCAAACTGAACAAAACAGTTGCCCTTTGTATTGCTGCCTATCAAGAGGATCCTGACTACTTAAGAAAATGTTTACTTTCTGTGAAAAGATTGACCTACCCTGGAATTAAAGTTGTTATGGTCATTGATGGGAACTCAGAAGACGACGTTTACATGATGGACATTTTTACTGAAATCATGGGTAGGGACAAATCTGCCACTTATATCTGGAGTAATAACTTCCACGATAAAGGTCCGGGCGAGACGGAGGAGTCTCACAGAGAAAGCATGCAACATGTATCTCAGCTGGTCCTGTCCAACAAAAGTGTTTGCATCATGCAGAAATGGGGTGGAAAGAGAGAAGTAATGTACACAGCATTCAAAGCACTGGGGAGAAGCGTGGATTATGTACAG GTCTGTGATTCAGATACAATGCTTGATCCAGCCTCATCAGTGGAGATGGTAAAGGTTTTAGAAGAAGATCCGATGGTTGGAGGAGTTGGAGGTGATGTGCAG ATTTTGAACAAATACGACTCTTGGATCTCCTTCCTGAGCAGCGTGAGATACTGGATGGCATTTAACATAGAGAGAGCCTGCCAGTCCTACTTTGGCTGTGTACAGTGCATCAGCGGACCTCTGGGGATGTACAGAAACTCTTTACTCCATGAATTTGTGGAAGACTGGTACAATCAAGAATTTATGGGCTCCCAGTGCAGCTTCGGAGATGACAGGCATCTAACTAACAGAGTGCTAAGTTTGGGCTATGCAACAAAATACACAGCTAGATCCAAGTGCCTTACTGAAACACCAATAGAGTATCTCAGGTGGCTGAATCAGCAGACTCGCTGGAGTAAATCCTACTTTAGAGAGTGGCTTTATAATGCAATGTGGTTCCACAAGCACCATTTGTGGATGACCTATGAAGCTGTAATCACTggattctttcctttcttccttattGCCACAGTCATTCAGCTCTTCTACAGGGGAAAAATCTGGaacatcctcctcttcttgttGACAGTTCAGTTAGTGGGCCTGATAAAgtcttcctttgccagcttccttAGGGGCAACATTGTCATGGTTTTCATGTCGCTCTACTCAGTGTTGTACATGTCAAGTTTACTGCCAGCAAAGATGTTTGCGATTGCCACAATAAACAAAGCAGGGTGGGGCACGTCAGGAAGAAAAACCATTGTAGTTAATTTTATAGGACTCATTCCAGTCTCCATTTGGTTTACAATCCTCCTAGGTGGCGTGATTTTCACTATCTACAAGGAATCAAAAAAGCCATTTTCTGAGTCAAAACAGACAGTTCTCATCATTGGCACAATACTCTATGCATGTTACTGGGTGATGCTCTTGACTTTGTACCTGGTTCTTATCACCAAATGTGGCAGGCGGAAGAAAGAACAACACTATGACATGGTGCTAGACGTATGA